From a region of the Lactuca sativa cultivar Salinas chromosome 4, Lsat_Salinas_v11, whole genome shotgun sequence genome:
- the LOC111889194 gene encoding trafficking protein particle complex II-specific subunit 130 homolog has translation MNPDSDTILNIKYKISGDRNHGSHTPMFEDESSQMLTFKSALVLQRPVLEPCLAVGFLPLPPEGLRVGQLFTMKWRVERLKYLEDEQYDEVVYEINANSENWMIAGRKRGHAPLSTKQGSRIEISILCVPLVAGYMRPPQLELPDIGEGNISCNPAGPHLVCVSPPPLSSSFCIPIPIPA, from the exons ATGAATCCTGATAGTGATacgatattaaatataaaatataaaatatctgGGGATAGAAATCATGGATCGCATACTCCTATGTTTGAGGATGAGTCTTCACAGATGTTGACTTTTAAGAGTGCTCTTGTTTTACAAAGACCAGTGTTGGAACCTTGTTTGGCAGTTGGTTTTCTTCCCCTTCCTCCAGAAGGCCTTAGAGTCGGCCAACTTTTTACTATGAAGTGGCGAGTTGAAAGGTTGAAGTATCTCGAGGACGAACAATAC GATGAGGTAGTATATGAAATAAACGCAAATTCTGAAAACTGGATGATTGCTGGGAGGAAGCGAGGCCATGCACCTCTCTCCACAAAGCAAG GTTCACGAATAGAGATTTCAATCCTATGCGTGCCATTGGTTGCTGGGTACATGCGGCCCCCACAACTGGAGTTACCGGACATTGGTGAGGGTAATATTAGTTGCAACCCAGCTGGGCCCCACTTGGTCTGTGTTTCCCCTCCACCTCTCAGCTCCTCCTTCTGTATTCCCATTCCCATTCCTGCCTAG